CTTTTGGTTTTTCTTTTGgctcaattttattttcctcttaAGTGATACATTACAACTGGCGTACAATTTTAAGTCCTTCTTTTGTCTACTAAtaacattttgcattttacacaatttttcctttttttcattgagctgttgttccttttttacaagtGTATCATTCAACGTTTTATTGTGTTTGTTTAAAATgttgaggattttttttttttcatttatgttattttttaggaCAAGTATCAGTTCATCTGCTTTAGCTTTTTCCTTAATGATTTGATGCAATTCTCTTTTGGAGACTCCATTTGTGAGTCTGTCCTGCGTTTTGGCCGTAGCTCCTGACGGGGTTGCTGCCCCCCCTGGGGATCCCTCCGTGGTGGTATCATTCGCCGATGCTACGCTAAGTGAGATGTCCCGATGTGTGACATTGTCGCTACCGTAATAATCCTCACGTTGTGCATGGCAATGGTTCAAAATGCTCGGAATGAAATTTTCTCGATTGGAAAGTGAGATGCCCAAATGCTTCCCATTACGCATGAAAACATTTTCTGATGTAAACGATGCGATGATGGCTgtcagtttgtttttttcatccacTAGGGCGTTGTACGAAGTTAGTACTTCTTCGTATCTCTGGCTCTGCGCAACATTCCTCTGTTTCATGCGTTGCAAAATTGTGTTTTTCCAATCTTGGGCCATTGTTCGTCAAGCAAAGTGTGATCGATCTGCTTGATGCATTTGTTGGCGCATGAGGGGGTAGTTAAGGGTCCATATGTGGAAGTACGTAACTACGTTTGAGTATATACATTCGAGGTTGTGTTGGGGGGTCATCCTTCAAATAGGCTTTAACGCGAACCAGGGTTGCTGGCGAGTGCACGCAGTTCTTATATTATGCCTTCAGGCAAATTAGGGGAGGTGAAAATGATGATGCAGAATTGCACCTTGGGTTTGTATAGGAATAAATGGGTTACGAGAGCGGGacggcaaaaaaggaaaaaaaaaaaaaacatcctttGCATAACGCGTCACATACGGTTACGCGGAGAAGGCAAAATGTACGCACGGTGAGAGTGATACGACGCGCGCAGCTGGTCATCTCATCAATTGGGGAGGGAGATGTCCATGCTTGACggttgcaaaaaatatgccccGTCTGAActgaacagttttttttattttacaaaatgggcatttaaaaaaataaaaaaaatcgtcaaCTGGTTGTCCACAAATTACTGGAAGGATACCCCAAAGATGGCAAAAGTTAAATGCCTCTCCTGCAACGTAAAATatatgtcccttttttcctgttaTGGTTCGGAACAAAAAGCAGACTTTGCTTTAACGATATGACCATGACCCGCGCTTGGcccattaaaaaattgtggatgCAGGCATTTCCTCCTAATCAACCATGCATTGCGCTTAAGTGATCTTTCGCTTTAGTTCctcacaaaagggaaaatgcaaaatgaatgaaaaatggtAGGAAAAAACCATGTATGCAAATAAATCGGcaggatgttttttttttttccgcaaaatggctagtcATGCAGTGGCAGATTTGCGTCCACGCAGCATTCATTTGCCACCACGCATACAGAAGTCTGTACAGGCATGAACAGGAGCAGTTACGCCATCGGACGGTCACGCCATCGGACGGTTACGCCATCGCACTGCCACGCCACCTTATAGCTATTTGAACATACAGCTATGCATACGTGCAAGTGCGCCACGTTGCTCTGGCGAGACCaaacaattaaaaatggaaaaaaaaaNNNNNNNNNNNNNNNNNNNNNNNNNNNNNNNNNNNNNNNNNNNNNNNNNNNNNNNNNNNNNNNNNNNNNNNNNNNNNNNNNNNNNNNNNNNNNNNNNNNNNNNNNNNNNNNNNNNNNNNNNNNNNNNNNNNNNNNNNNNNNNNNNNNNNNNNNNNNNNNNNNNNNNNNNNNNNNNNNNNNNNNNNNNNNNNNNNNNNNNNNNNNNNNNNNNNNNNNNNNNNNNNNNNNNNNNNNNNNNNNNNNNNNNNNNNNNNNNNNNNNNNNNNNNNNNNNNNNNNNNNNNNNNNNNNNNNNNNNNNNNNNNNNNNNNNNNNNNNNNNNNNNNNNNNNNNNNNNNNNNNNNNNNNNNNNNNNNNNNNNNNNNNNNNNNNNNNNNNNNNCACATTATAGGAGCAAGGGGAAGACGCCGAATTAACCCCTTTCTGCGGTTCCATCGTGACATATGACTGCATGGAGATATGCATATGACGCCATTTTGCTTGCCTGCAcgatgtccttttttttggttggGTCAGCATCATCCACCCTTGTTGGGGAGTTGTTCGacttgtttttccttttaaaaaatctgtgAAGTGCATGAGACCAGGAAATAAATTCATCAGGGGGTACGTTCCCGTGGCAGGGttgcaaaattggcaaaagGTGCAGCAAAGTCAAAAGAGAAGTGACGCAGGTTTCGTCTTACATGTATTCCCCCAGCCAGACTTCCTTGGCCTCTTCACAGCTacgaaagggggggggggaaatgagagggaaaaaatgagaggggaaaaatgagaagggaaaaatgagagggaaaaaatgagaggggaaaaatgagaagggaaaaatgagaGGGGGGAATTTTTCCATTGTTATTGTAGCACGTGCGTTGTGCATTCTGGGGAAAGCAACATTCATGCACCCAACATCAACAACGTATGCAAAGCGCTGAACAAAATTTGAGCAATTGATCAATAGAATGGAAACGCATTAAATCTCTTAATTTTTACTCAGTTGGATCGCTAAGCCTTTTGTCTTTTACCAAAAAATTCACTGTTTTGTTCTTCGTCAAGCGCTTCCAACACGGTTCCTTCGGGGGGATGTTGTGAAGGTCCTCATTGAAGGTGTTTACATAACTTAAGtgtgagcaaaaaaaaaaatgtaacaaaataatgcgCAGTTAACCTTGACCCGTTTCTCAATTTGTATCTTTAGCCCGCTGTCCAATGAGATGTAGGAACTTTTCTGAGTTTGATTTTAAATcggaaatgtaaaaagagACAATGTGAAAAAAGAGGCGAGGTGGTAATGTATCCCACCGAGAGGCGGTTCACTGCGTATTCCTCATGAATGGCGGCACAATGGAGAATTATTTGTGGAGTACCACCGAAGGTACCTACCTCTGGGATTATCGGTCTTAGTAAATCTAAGCTGAGTTCGAAGTTCTTACCCTGCTTGTTGGGCGCTGTGAGGTGTATGTTACTATAGCGGGGGGAAGGGCAAACTTGTTAAGGAGGCGTTCCAACGCGAGTGAAAGAAAATAAGGCGTTGCACGGGTGGAGGGGTGAGCAAATCTGCTACGCcaatcttttcttttctgctCAGACTTTATGCAGTGTGGATGGACGTGCAACCATAGTGATAAACGACGAgtgatactttttttttttttttgaagtagCGTTTTCTCTCgtgcttcccctccccagTGGTTTTATCACCTTTCCGTAAATTCcaccttttccccttcgacGGACGGGATGGAAATGATGAGCGTCAACTTCTTTGAGCTCTGTCCCCATCTAACGGTTGGAAATTCATTTCTatgaattgtaaaaattgaatgGAGGTGGGATGAAGCGAAAACTACCGAACAGGTGGTGAGGCGCGTGGGATAGAGTCACCATAGACGGATCACTCCCTTAATATGTACatcgcttaaaaaaaaaaaaaggccctaGAACATGAACATTTACTGTGATGTTGTAGAACCAAGTGTGGCAAACCATAGAAGGCAAAGGAACGTCATCCCagtcattttaataaatctGACAAGTTGTGGAAGGTAcgtttgtgcatatatatttttaacaagaaaaattcacTGCGCATATATGACTTTACAGTTGGAGTCAGGCAAATAGGTAAATCACggattttaaattttgaaaacaCAAGGAATTGCtgagaaaggaaaatgaaatgtGTGGTCTTAAAtcgttttgcctttttctggCTATCCCGCGGGAAGCATAAATTTGTAACAGGAAACCTGCCCAATTAACTACGTACAGTATATGCACACGgaacattttgcaaaaaaaaaaaaaaaaaaatactgtAGAGCAACGAAGCGCAACATTTAGCtcagcaaaaaaagaggtgtACGTGTTCATTACATGGGTTTCTTTTCCTTAGCCAAATGATAATGTTACGGACGCATTCGTCgcaaaacaattttttttttacaaagtttGGACAAAGTTCACTCGTTCGCACTTTATGTGTTCACCACGCTTGTGCATTTTAAGGCAAATAATTGCGGAGTAAATCTGTTCTACGAACTGTCCCTTCCTGTGTGTGCAAGTGTATGTATGCGTGCACGCAATCTTTGAGACAAATTGAGAGTTGTGTCGTCTCTTAAGTTACTAATGCGCCGTGATAAGCACAATGACAAAGGAGAGTGGCACACAATTGGGTGATGGCAAAATTTAGAACTCTCTTTTGAATCCGCTAAGGTTTCCCCAGTTTTTACCCATTGCTGCATGCTCTTGGAAGGACGAAAATGCAAAGGTGATGAGTTCATCACACTGTTTTGTGGCGATGTTATGTGACttgtaaaatgtttttttgtgtcctacttttgaaagagaaaaaaaattctctggGATAAAATAGGTAAGAATGGGTAGAATAAAaagacccctttttttttttccactcccaTTTTGCTAACACCTGCGGTCTACAAGAAATTCCATTTCGATTGGGCCTTCTCTGTTGACAACGTAGAAAAGGTAACCGACAGGAAGGGAATAATTCTGTTTCGTCCATATTTCCCTTATACGTTTGTTCATCATTCAGAAATTGAAGCACACAtgttggcctttttttttttttttcatcacatCCTTGACGttcaaaatggtaaaaggaaaacaagAATGGCAGGATGGCAGGTTGCACAGGAGAACTGGTAACTCCTCGGGGGGGCAGAAGCTGAGGAGCGGCTGATTCGGTCGCTCCACGTTGATTCGCGGGCGGCCAAAAGGGTGTGCATTTGTGTACATACCTACCTGCATATGTCAATGCTCAAATATATGTACGCTCCATTtcgaggggaagaaaattctGGGTGTGTCCCAACGAAGTGCAATCCATTttgtacgtaaaaaaaaaaaaaaaaaaaggcgttttCTAACACTTAGCCAGCgtaatttctcattttttatgtttcattTTGGACATAGTGGTGGCGTCACTCCATTTGATAGTTTCACCTGCAtagttttacttttttcgaTGCATGGGAAAATCGCGGCATTGGTTTCTACACGATAGCTGCGTACGGAGGGGCCGGGCCACAAATAGCAAGCGTGATTACAGCCTTTTGATCAATTTCCCCACACTTGCGAATTTCAAAAGGTAAACAAAATagaaggggaataaaaaatgtgggaATGTGGCtaagcgggaaaaaaaggtaaaatttCTTTATGCGTTTTTGGGATCcgtttttcctatttttattttaatttttgttcttttatttatttttttccgcacTTGGTGTCGCCATCACTGTGAACCATTCGAACCATTCGAACCATTACAGCTAACAGTCGCGAGGAACCATTTTTGCaaccattttaacaaatggagaaaaaaaatgaacaaggcGATAAAGCAAAGCGCTCAGTGAAAAATTGCCCAATTGCCCAGCTGTGACTaggctgaaaaaaaaaggggggaattcTAATGAGCCGTTATTTTGTCAATCCGTAAAGCGACGCCATGtaagaaaaagtaaatatacataagtgTACGTATTGGTACGTTTAAATTtgtgcgcatatatatgaacatatttatgtttacCGAAGGAGGCGAACACGCTTCTGGTCTGCAGAACGCCgtggaacatttttttcgcccttGTACATACCGCGCATTCGCGTTGCCACGCTCGCTCGGCACAAAAGCGACAACAGAGAACAGAGATAAGGGAGGCATAAATGGGGAAGGAAAGCGAGTCAACGCCTTTCAAGAAGAATTTCAACTCGTCCAAGAAAACGAATGGCACCAACTCGGCCAGTCCCACAAGTTCAGATAGAGAAAATTCGGAGATTGGCTTCCAAAATAGCAGTAGCGATTTGTTGAAGCAAGCGGGAAGTAGAAGGAAGAACAATCACACGTTTTATTCCTACTCTCGGATGTTTATAACAGTTTTGAGTAAAAATGCATATCTTTGAGGGGGGTTTCGCGGCGCCCCTGCGAAAGGGCCATTTGTGAGAAAATGCGATTTGTGAGAAAATGCGATTTGTGAGAAAATGCGATTTGTGTGAAAATGCGATTTGTGTGAAAATGCGATTTGTCTGAAAATGCGATTTGTGTGATAAATGCGATTTGTGAGAAAATGCAATTTGTGTGAGAACATGCAATTTATGTGTGCGAAAGGGCGGTTTGCGTCCCATTGGGGCGTTAGGACAAATGGGAGAAATTTTTGTCAACCCTTTACAACTCGCGGGCATAGGCACGTGGAGCGTTTACCACTGCGCGGGAGCATGTTTCGTGCGCGTTGTTAATTACATTTGTGAAGTTGTGAAGTTGTGAAGTTGTGAAGCAGGGAATTTGCGCGTTCCacgtatttttcttttttgcacttCCTCCGTTGGTCCTGTTCCCCCCCCTCATTCGCGAgcactttaatttttttcattttttttcgtgtgttccctttttttcagaCTACATATTTTGCATCCTAGGTATTATATGCGCGTGGGGAGCCATAGTAGGAACATAAAGATTGGGAATGTCCCCCTCTTCAACGACATCGCATACGTTGTGGCGAAACAGCGCGCACACATacacatttataaaaaagaagcaattaACTTATTcccatcgttttttttttttttgctcatttcaGGACTCGCTCGTTCAGGTAATTTCCGGAAAGCAAGTGTACCTGTCGCTGGCGTGCTACTCTGTCATTCTGTTATTTGCCGTGGTGTTCctaatgttatatatttacttCCTGGATAGGGATTATCGAccatgtgattttttttaaagtcatgaattcttttgtttatcccgctatgttttattttattttattttttttgttaaaatggatATGTGAGAATGTCATGGGTGTTGAAGATGGACCCACTGGAATGGGTAAATTGCTTTTGCTAAGCTGCcggtgtttttattttttttattttatccccCCCGCGAACGTTTGGTGTGGCAACACAAAAAACCTGTACACGCAGAGTTtggtttttccatttaaggggaagaaacaaatgaCGGGAGTAGGGCGTGCGAAGAAAGTTGGCACATTTGGTAGGAATAGACAAAAGTAATGTGTAGCGGTGAGGTggaagaggggaaaaaaaaaaaaaaaaaaaaaaactccgtTACTTATTCATTccatttataaattttttcgttttgtaGATGCCCCTATTTAcgactcttttttttttttcccaatcgATTTacttcgttttttaaaaattaaggagGAAGCCCAAATTTGTGGGCAAAAGGGACAAACATATTTGTCAGCCGTTTGGTCGTTCCATTTGGAGGTGCACAATTTtagtaaaaaggaaaagtctACACAAAGGTGCGCACGTTTGTGTGTGAACAGTTAAATATATGCGCCTGCTCTGGATACGACTGTGTGTTCAGCATAGACAGAACTCGTCCCCAGTTACCCCTACTTGTGTGTATTGGttagaaaaacaaaattggaaaaggaatttttttttttctta
This genomic stretch from Plasmodium cynomolgi strain B DNA, chromosome 14, whole genome shotgun sequence harbors:
- a CDS encoding hypothetical protein (putative); amino-acid sequence: MTGMTFLCLLWFATLGSTTSQNEFPTVRWGQSSKKLTLIISIPSVEGEKVEFTESYVNTFNEDLHNIPPKEPCWKRLTKNKTVNFLVKDKRLSDPTDCEEAKEVWLGEYM
- a CDS encoding hypothetical protein (putative) — its product is MGKESESTPFKKNFNSSKKTNGTNSASPTSSDRENSEIGFQNSSSDLLKQAGSRRKNNHTFYSYSRMFITVLNYIFCILGIICAWGAIDSLVQVISGKQVYLSLACYSVILLFAVVFLMLYIYFLDRDYRPCDFF